Sequence from the Leptospira dzoumogneensis genome:
AACGAAGTATTCTCTCATTTCGATATTCTGGCAGAAAAGTACGGTTTGGAGAAGATTAAGACCATTGGAGATGCTTATATGGCTGTAGGAGGCCTTCCTTTACCGAATGAAGCGCATCCTTTGCTCGTAGCTCATATGGCTTGGGACATGAAGGAACTTCTTTCCAAATTCAAACTTAAGAAAATGGGTACTAAACTGCGTATGAGAATAGGGATTAATACTGGTCCAGTAGTCGCAGGAGTCATCGGAACTAAAAAATTCATCTACGATATCTGGGGAGATGCAGTAAATCTAGCTAGTCGAATGGAATCTCATGGTGTTCCGGGAGAAATTCAGGTCACAGAATCCACTGCTGAACTAATTAAAACCGATTTTGCGTTAACAGAAAGAGGAGAGATCAAGGTGAAAGGAAAAGGTTTAGTCAAAACCTTCTTAATTAGCCATCGACTACGTTCTCCTGAAGAGAGTTTTACCGATCTAGGATACTCATTCAGCGCAACTTAAGATAGAAATGAAACATTATGAAATGTTTTAGATTGCTTTAACGAAAGAAAATGAAAAAAGGTTTTACTCTTTTGGCTCTAAGTCTTACGAGTGGAAATTTACTCTAGGAATAACGGAAAGATTCCCCAGATACAAGGAGTATCTACCATGGTAGCTAAGAAGAAAGCAAAGAAAAAAGCCGCACCTAAGAAGAAAGCGGCAAAGAAGAAAGTAGCGAAAAAAAAGGTCGTTAAAGCCACTAAGAAGAAAGCAGTTAAGAAGAAGTCTGCGCCTAAAAAGAAAGTAGTTAAGAAAAAAGCTGCTCCAAAGAAACCGGCGCCTCGTCCTGCTGCTCCAGTTGCGACCCCAGAACCTACGCCTGCACCAAGCCTGTTCCCAACTGGCGGTTCCAGCGAAGGAGAGAGCAACATCTAATTGCTCTTTTTTCTAAAGAAACTGGTCCCGCTCCCTTTTGGGAGCGGGATATTACTCTACCTTCTACTCTTCTCCGCCCCCTTATTCGCCCAAAACACTCCTCCGGTTTACGCAAAAGTACTCTGCATGAACTCTCCGGAAGGTTGTGAATGTAAGTTTCCCGAAAAGGAACATGGCATCCGTATATTTCACGGAGAAGCCGTCATTTTAGAAGATCCATTTACCAAATCAGAAACTTCTAAGATACGCCGCTCTAAAGAGTCCTGCATCTATCCAAGGACCAATTTGAAACCATTGGCATACCAACATGCCTTTCGACCCATGCAGACGTCTCTGGATCATTCTCCTAAGCCTTTAGAAAGATTTCTCTCCCAAGAAGACTTGGAACGTTTGTCGGAATTCCAACCAACGAGTCTAGGGGCTTATTATCCAACGTATTATCATTTAGCATTGGAGGAGGCATTTCCAGGAACGGAAGTGGCCGCCTATTCTCCTTCCGGAAAAGAAATCGGCAGAGCGTCCGCTACATTCTTAGAGCAAGTACGTTGGGAAGGTTCCGGCATCGCAAAGGATGGGAAGAAGTACCATTTTGCTGGAGAAGGAAAATACGAACTATATGATCTAGAATGGGGTTGGGGCGCCGGATATAATTACCAGGTGTTTCCATATCGCACCTTGGCGGTGAGTTTTAAGGATCTATGTGAGAAGATCGGGTCCAGAATTTCTTCCTGCAATAAGTCCAAGGTGATCGGCACATTGGCTTTTATTTCTAAGATCAAAGAGAAAAAGATCAAAATGCAGAATGGAAAGTACCATGACGGGTATTTCTGCCTAAACGATACTGGATCTCCTATGTACATCAGAGATGATAGAGTGGATATATTTGTGGGAGTTCATGGAGGAGGAAGTCCTTACCAACCTCAGGAGCTTTCCAGGAATTTATTCTTAGATGCTGGGATCCATCCTCTCTATCCTTCCGATTGGAAATTGTACAGTTCCGAAAAGGAAAGATTCTGGTGCCCTAAGGAAAAACTTCCCCGAAATCCTTTCTCTCCTTCTGAATCGGAATGTAAATTGGATTATCATGCCCAGGCACCTGAAAAGGGAATGGAGATGAGGATTTTTTTCCGCAAGGATGGAAGTTTGGTCCGTTGCAGGACTTGACAATCAATGGCTACTATATTTTCCCACCCGGCAGTTCCAATCTCGCTCTTCTTCTTTTTCGGAAAGAAGAAGGTTCCGATCCTACTTGCAATTTTTGGAATATTCTTCTCCATTCTTCCCGATTTTGACGTGGTCGCTTTTAAATTCGGGGTCCCTTACGAAAGTGACTGGGGCCATAGAGGATTTACTCATTCTATATTATTTGCTTTGATAATGTCCTGCATCGTGGCATTCTTCAGGACCAAACTGAAGGCGAATTGGATTACTATTTTTTTATTTCTTTTTGTATCCGCGATTTCTCACGGAGCTTTGGATGCGATGACCACAGGCGGTTTAGGAGTCGGGTTCTTGATTCCTTGGAGTTCGGAAAGATTCTTTTTTGAATATAGACCGATCAGAGTTTCGCCTATCGGTCCACGGAACTTTTTTACGGAAAGAGGTTGGATCGTGATCCAGTCGGAGCTTCTGAATGTCTGGGTTCCGGCAGTTTTGGTTTCGGTGGTCGGGGTCGGCACAAGAGTACTTTTCAAAACTAAAAAAGTACCGTAAATTAATGGATTATTTAAAAGGAAATCCTCCCGATTT
This genomic interval carries:
- a CDS encoding metal-dependent hydrolase, whose translation is MATIFSHPAVPISLFFFFGKKKVPILLAIFGIFFSILPDFDVVAFKFGVPYESDWGHRGFTHSILFALIMSCIVAFFRTKLKANWITIFLFLFVSAISHGALDAMTTGGLGVGFLIPWSSERFFFEYRPIRVSPIGPRNFFTERGWIVIQSELLNVWVPAVLVSVVGVGTRVLFKTKKVP